In Mycobacterium gallinarum, a single window of DNA contains:
- a CDS encoding 3-oxoacyl-ACP reductase family protein, with protein sequence MSESSVALVTGGSRGIGAAIAERLAEQGSDVAITYAQSKERADEVVDRIRAHGRRGFAVKADSAAADEVVTAVQQTADELGGLDILVNNAGIYPFGVIDDVPAEDVDRTLAIHVRAVYLASQAAVRHMSAGGRIISIGSNLAQRVPYPGIALYAMSKSALIGFTKGLARDVGERGITVNVVQPGSTDTDMNPVDGHTADEQRAAAALGRYADAREIADSVAFLASPAASYITGAVLTVDGGTNA encoded by the coding sequence ATGTCTGAATCGAGCGTTGCGTTGGTGACCGGCGGCAGCAGGGGGATTGGGGCGGCCATCGCCGAGCGACTGGCCGAGCAGGGCTCAGACGTGGCCATCACCTATGCCCAGTCCAAGGAGCGGGCCGACGAGGTTGTTGACCGCATCCGCGCCCACGGCCGCCGAGGGTTCGCCGTCAAGGCCGACAGCGCCGCCGCCGACGAGGTGGTGACCGCGGTCCAGCAGACCGCCGACGAGCTGGGTGGGCTGGACATCCTCGTCAACAATGCGGGCATCTACCCGTTCGGAGTCATCGACGACGTGCCGGCCGAGGACGTCGACCGCACCCTCGCCATTCACGTCCGCGCGGTGTATCTGGCGAGCCAGGCCGCGGTGCGACACATGTCGGCCGGCGGCCGGATCATCAGCATCGGAAGCAATCTCGCGCAGCGCGTGCCGTATCCGGGCATCGCGCTGTACGCGATGAGCAAGTCCGCTCTCATCGGCTTCACCAAGGGACTCGCCCGTGATGTCGGCGAGCGGGGGATCACAGTGAATGTCGTCCAACCTGGCTCGACCGATACCGACATGAATCCCGTCGACGGACACACGGCCGATGAGCAGCGTGCGGCGGCCGCCCTCGGCCGGTACGCCGATGCGCGCGAGATCGCCGACTCTGTCGCGTTTTTGGCAAGTCCCGCC